A single genomic interval of Deltaproteobacteria bacterium harbors:
- a CDS encoding methyltransferase, with amino-acid sequence MEWSVGADETIDDIAGGRLKILQKARGYRFSLDALLLAHFVDLQPGDQVLEMGAGSGVVSLILADRWAGTAITGIDIQEEFVAMAARSVVINALSQKIAIRRIDVRKVSAAFAPGSFDVVVANPPYRKINSGRINVNRQKALARHEITGAIRSFSTAAGYVLKPAGRACFIYPATRMVELLCSLREALIEPKRLRMVHSHQHDTGKFVLVEGVKEGGEELSIMPPLFIYEKKGLYSSEMAGIFKELSSPGIAAR; translated from the coding sequence TTGGAATGGTCTGTTGGCGCTGATGAAACCATAGACGATATTGCGGGCGGACGACTGAAGATCCTGCAAAAGGCCAGGGGATACCGGTTTTCTTTAGATGCCCTTCTCCTGGCTCATTTTGTTGACTTGCAGCCGGGCGATCAGGTGCTGGAAATGGGCGCCGGCAGCGGTGTAGTGTCCCTGATCCTGGCCGATCGCTGGGCGGGGACAGCCATAACGGGCATTGATATTCAGGAAGAATTTGTGGCTATGGCGGCAAGGAGTGTCGTCATAAACGCGCTTTCGCAAAAAATTGCAATACGCCGGATTGACGTCAGAAAGGTCAGCGCCGCCTTTGCCCCCGGTTCCTTTGATGTGGTTGTTGCCAATCCCCCGTATCGCAAGATAAATTCCGGCCGGATCAATGTTAACCGCCAGAAGGCGTTAGCCAGACATGAGATAACCGGTGCCATCAGGAGTTTTTCAACGGCGGCCGGTTATGTCCTGAAACCGGCGGGACGGGCCTGTTTCATTTATCCGGCGACCAGGATGGTGGAGCTGCTGTGCTCCCTGCGAGAGGCCCTTATTGAGCCCAAGCGCTTACGGATGGTTCATTCCCATCAGCATGATACGGGCAAGTTTGTGCTTGTGGAGGGCGTCAAAGAAGGGGGAGAGGAGCTCTCGATTATGCCTCCGCTTTTCATCTATGAAAAAAAAGGCCTCTATTCGTCAGAAATGGCCGGTATTTTCAAGGAGCTTTCTTCTCCCGGGATCGCCGCCAGGTGA
- a CDS encoding DUF721 domain-containing protein: MRRRPLPKLQRIDEILARALRKRHVPFRLEDRRLIEAWGKAVGPQIASQSRPEHLRREILLVKVANSVWMQQLHFLKEEIIGKVNNVLGKSAIKDIRFVIGQLPAFPDQANEPGFRNLLAVPLKERDKKMMDTCLDTLADQELKEIVRRVMTKEITWRRSREKKAP; the protein is encoded by the coding sequence ATGCGCAGAAGACCACTACCAAAACTGCAAAGAATTGACGAAATCCTGGCCCGGGCGTTGCGGAAAAGACACGTCCCCTTCCGGTTGGAGGACCGCCGGTTGATTGAAGCCTGGGGGAAGGCCGTCGGTCCGCAGATTGCCTCCCAGTCCCGGCCGGAGCATCTGCGCAGGGAGATCCTGCTCGTTAAGGTGGCCAATTCCGTCTGGATGCAGCAACTGCATTTCCTCAAAGAGGAAATCATCGGCAAAGTGAACAACGTCCTGGGGAAGTCGGCGATTAAGGACATCCGTTTTGTAATCGGTCAGCTCCCGGCATTCCCGGATCAGGCCAATGAGCCCGGCTTCCGCAATTTATTAGCCGTTCCGCTCAAAGAAAGGGATAAAAAAATGATGGACACCTGCTTAGACACCCTGGCGGATCAGGAACTGAAGGAAATCGTCCGGCGCGTGATGACCAAGGAAATCACCTGGCGGCGATCCCGGGAGAAGAAAGCTCCTTGA
- a CDS encoding SulP family inorganic anion transporter: MDVQTGQVKQATSSWAGDIWGGLAAMLVALPSSIAFGVLTYTALGPEYIGMGAMAGFLGAAALGLAAPFFGRTGGLISAPCAPAAAVLTALVAGLLGGKAGAPLAPQDVLPLLALTALLAAGFQVCYGVIGGGRLIKFIPYPVVSGYLSGVGLLIALGQLPKLFGFPKGTSLALGLISPALWKWEGLAVGIVTIVLMGIAPRLTRKAPAAIIGLAGGIASYFGLAMFLPALLTLPGNPLVIGPIQTSGSFLGVLTGRAGSLLSINLSSVQIIIVPALTLSVLLSIDTLKTCVGLDAMTRSRHNSNRELIGQGIGNFASFLVGGMPGSGTMGPTLVNLTSGGRTPRSGLIEGGFVILALLFLSRLIAWVPIGALAGILLVIAWRMFDKSMFRMLRYPAGRQDFAVIAGVILVSLTVDLIAAAGVGVALAILLFIRDQIRGSVIRHKLYLNQMSSKTRRLSTEREILNNSGDRGVFCELQGNLFFGTTDQLYTQLEPDLRTKLFILLDMRRVQSMDYTAAHLFEQMHAQLAERGGQLLFSGMPSGLLEERNFEHYLVQLGVAGAGGGVMIADTLDGALEWMEERILEAAGSPKKSEENRLEMKDFELLREFDERTLSRLAACMGELSLAPGERAFPSGSDGDELFLIRRGSVRILLPLEGGKHHHLATIGRGDFFGEISFLDRGKRTADVEAKVATDIYVLSRTRFNEQSRSDPVLGVQIFARLASAIAERLRQADVELRALEER; this comes from the coding sequence ATGGATGTTCAAACCGGACAGGTAAAACAGGCAACTTCATCGTGGGCCGGCGACATTTGGGGAGGGCTGGCAGCCATGCTGGTGGCTCTTCCCTCTTCCATCGCCTTCGGAGTCCTCACCTACACGGCGCTGGGGCCGGAATATATCGGGATGGGAGCCATGGCCGGGTTTCTCGGCGCCGCCGCTCTCGGCCTGGCGGCGCCGTTTTTCGGCCGGACAGGCGGACTGATATCGGCCCCCTGCGCACCGGCCGCAGCCGTTCTCACCGCACTTGTTGCGGGCTTGCTGGGAGGCAAGGCCGGAGCGCCGCTCGCTCCCCAGGACGTTCTGCCTTTGCTGGCCCTGACCGCTCTGCTGGCCGCCGGGTTTCAGGTCTGCTATGGCGTCATCGGCGGCGGGCGTTTGATCAAGTTCATCCCCTACCCGGTCGTAAGCGGGTACCTCTCCGGGGTAGGGCTGCTTATTGCCCTGGGGCAGTTGCCGAAGCTGTTCGGATTTCCGAAGGGAACCTCCCTCGCCCTGGGATTGATCTCCCCGGCGCTCTGGAAATGGGAAGGACTGGCGGTCGGGATCGTCACCATCGTCCTGATGGGAATAGCACCCCGCCTCACGCGCAAAGCGCCGGCCGCCATTATCGGTCTTGCGGGCGGCATTGCCTCCTATTTCGGGCTGGCCATGTTTTTGCCGGCGCTCCTGACCCTGCCCGGCAACCCGCTCGTCATCGGGCCGATCCAGACCTCCGGCTCCTTCCTCGGTGTCCTTACCGGTCGGGCAGGTTCCCTGTTATCTATCAATCTGTCTTCCGTTCAGATCATTATTGTCCCGGCTCTGACGCTTTCCGTGCTGCTTTCCATAGATACACTGAAGACGTGCGTGGGACTCGATGCCATGACCCGCAGTCGGCATAACTCGAACCGGGAACTCATCGGGCAGGGGATCGGTAACTTCGCATCCTTCTTGGTCGGAGGCATGCCGGGCTCCGGAACGATGGGCCCCACGCTGGTTAACTTGACCAGCGGCGGCAGAACCCCACGCTCCGGCCTGATCGAAGGAGGCTTTGTCATTCTGGCCCTGCTTTTTTTGAGCCGGCTGATCGCTTGGGTTCCCATTGGCGCCCTGGCGGGCATCCTGCTCGTCATCGCCTGGCGGATGTTCGACAAGAGTATGTTCCGCATGCTGCGTTATCCGGCCGGAAGACAGGATTTCGCCGTCATTGCCGGTGTGATCCTGGTGTCGCTGACTGTGGACCTGATCGCCGCAGCGGGGGTAGGAGTAGCGCTGGCCATCCTGCTTTTCATCCGGGATCAGATCCGGGGCTCTGTTATCCGGCACAAGCTCTATCTGAATCAAATGTCTTCCAAGACGCGTCGTCTCTCCACCGAACGGGAGATACTGAATAATAGCGGCGACCGGGGGGTCTTCTGCGAACTGCAGGGAAACCTGTTCTTCGGCACTACGGATCAACTTTATACCCAGTTGGAGCCCGACCTGCGAACGAAGCTTTTCATCCTCCTCGATATGCGCCGCGTCCAGTCCATGGACTACACGGCGGCGCATCTCTTCGAGCAGATGCATGCCCAATTGGCGGAGCGCGGCGGTCAGTTGCTGTTCAGCGGTATGCCTTCGGGTCTCTTGGAAGAACGGAATTTCGAACACTACTTAGTCCAGTTAGGCGTCGCCGGAGCGGGGGGCGGCGTCATGATTGCGGATACTTTGGATGGCGCCTTGGAATGGATGGAGGAACGCATCCTGGAGGCGGCGGGAAGTCCGAAGAAGAGCGAGGAAAATCGGCTGGAGATGAAGGACTTCGAACTGTTACGCGAGTTTGATGAACGGACGCTCAGCAGGCTGGCCGCCTGTATGGGAGAACTTTCTCTCGCACCGGGAGAGCGGGCCTTCCCCAGTGGGAGCGATGGGGACGAACTATTCCTGATCCGCCGCGGCAGCGTCAGGATATTGCTGCCTCTGGAAGGGGGAAAACACCACCACCTTGCCACCATTGGTCGCGGGGATTTCTTCGGCGAAATCTCTTTTCTGGATCGCGGGAAACGTACGGCGGATGTAGAGGCGAAGGTCGCCACCGACATCTACGTCCTGTCCCGCACTCGCTTCAACGAGCAGTCCCGCTCCGATCCCGTTCTGGGCGTCCAGATATTTGCCCGTCTGGCCTCGGCCATTGCCGAGCGATTGCGCCAGGCCGACGTCGAGCTGCGGGCACTTGAGGAGCGGTAA
- a CDS encoding ABC transporter ATP-binding protein, producing the protein MPILQLKEIDFGYGKRGVLKGVSFEVGQGEIIGIIGPNGSGKTTLLKVIAGLLVPQQGEMLVRGGDIRKKSRRELAAIMAFVPQEFSLVFPFTVREIVMMGRYHHSGGLHFEGGNDNLIVEEAMARTDTLPFAGRLINRLSGGERQRVLIARALAQQSEIMLLDEATAFLDIKHQLALLDLIKTLNKEKDLTVLVVTHDINLAARYTDRVILLRGGRIHSLGRPAEVITASNIGEVYEADVLVDQNPRTGAPRVTI; encoded by the coding sequence ATGCCCATCCTGCAACTCAAAGAGATTGACTTCGGATATGGAAAGAGAGGGGTATTGAAGGGAGTGTCCTTTGAGGTAGGGCAGGGCGAAATCATCGGCATCATCGGCCCCAACGGTTCGGGAAAAACCACCCTGCTTAAGGTCATCGCCGGCCTGCTCGTGCCCCAGCAAGGGGAAATGCTCGTGCGGGGCGGTGACATCCGTAAAAAAAGCCGCCGGGAACTGGCCGCCATCATGGCCTTCGTGCCTCAGGAGTTTTCCCTGGTATTCCCGTTCACGGTGCGGGAAATCGTCATGATGGGCCGGTATCACCATTCAGGAGGCCTCCACTTTGAAGGCGGCAATGATAATCTGATAGTTGAGGAAGCCATGGCCAGGACGGACACCCTGCCTTTTGCGGGACGCTTGATCAACCGCCTCAGCGGCGGGGAAAGACAACGGGTGCTGATTGCCCGGGCGCTCGCCCAGCAGTCGGAAATTATGCTCCTTGATGAAGCCACGGCTTTTCTGGACATCAAACATCAGCTTGCCCTCCTGGATCTCATAAAAACACTGAACAAGGAAAAGGACTTAACCGTTCTGGTCGTCACTCACGACATCAACCTGGCCGCCCGGTACACAGACCGCGTCATCCTCCTGCGCGGGGGAAGAATACACAGTCTGGGAAGGCCCGCCGAGGTCATAACGGCAAGCAACATCGGGGAAGTTTACGAAGCTGATGTCCTGGTGGACCAAAATCCCCGCACAGGGGCGCCGCGGGTAACAATTTAG
- the glk gene encoding glucokinase: MLLAGDIGGTKTRLGIFSTGGNDAQPPQPLAEMTFENARYPDLETIVREFIGQVKAGKVERACFGVAGPVLGDRVAITNLPWLIDGKKLAAALNIPSVGIINDLLATAHALPFLPPEDLRTLNRGKPVPQGNMAVIAAGTGLGEAFLIWDGRRYQSYASEGGHGDFAPNNGTETELLRHLSQRWGHVSYDRVCTGRGLPDIYRFLKENDPADDLPGLAERVATAADATPLIVAAALAAEGRSLICVQALEIFVSTLGAEAGNMALRFMATGGIYVAGGLPPRILPFFNQPAFMDAFRRKGRLSEMVAQIPVHVVLNQAAPLLGAAYYARKTSPEAAI; this comes from the coding sequence ATGTTGCTTGCGGGTGATATAGGCGGTACCAAGACCCGCCTGGGGATTTTTTCCACTGGCGGCAACGATGCTCAACCGCCACAGCCTTTGGCCGAGATGACCTTCGAGAACGCCCGGTATCCGGATCTGGAAACCATCGTCAGGGAATTTATCGGCCAGGTCAAGGCCGGAAAGGTGGAGCGGGCGTGCTTCGGCGTCGCCGGACCGGTATTGGGAGACCGGGTGGCTATTACGAATCTGCCCTGGCTGATTGACGGGAAGAAACTGGCCGCCGCCCTGAATATTCCGTCGGTCGGCATCATCAACGATCTATTGGCTACCGCTCACGCCCTGCCCTTTCTACCGCCTGAGGATCTGCGCACCCTGAACAGGGGCAAGCCCGTTCCTCAGGGCAACATGGCCGTCATTGCCGCCGGCACCGGTCTTGGCGAGGCATTTCTAATCTGGGATGGAAGGCGGTATCAAAGCTACGCATCCGAAGGCGGTCACGGCGACTTTGCCCCCAACAATGGGACGGAAACCGAACTTCTCCGCCACCTGAGTCAACGCTGGGGACATGTCAGTTACGACCGCGTCTGCACGGGCCGCGGGTTGCCGGATATTTACCGTTTTCTGAAGGAAAACGATCCGGCCGATGACCTCCCCGGCCTTGCCGAGAGGGTGGCCACCGCCGCAGATGCCACGCCGCTCATCGTCGCAGCCGCCCTGGCCGCAGAGGGCCGGTCCTTGATCTGCGTTCAAGCGCTGGAGATATTTGTGTCCACGCTGGGGGCCGAGGCGGGCAATATGGCGCTGAGATTCATGGCCACGGGCGGCATCTATGTGGCGGGCGGACTGCCTCCGCGCATCCTGCCGTTTTTCAACCAGCCGGCCTTCATGGACGCCTTCCGACGCAAAGGCCGTCTGTCGGAAATGGTGGCGCAAATACCGGTCCACGTGGTTCTCAATCAAGCCGCTCCTCTTTTGGGCGCAGCTTATTACGCCAGGAAGACATCGCCTGAAGCGGCAATTTAA
- a CDS encoding divalent-cation tolerance protein CutA, with protein sequence MEQYIQVITTTASKDDAEKIAASLVEKRLAACVQIVGPVHSTYRWQGKIEQAEEWQCLIKSRQDLFSALEQAIKVLHPYEVPEIIALTITAGSADYLQWLRDEIQAT encoded by the coding sequence ATGGAGCAATATATCCAGGTCATCACGACCACGGCCAGTAAGGACGATGCCGAAAAAATAGCGGCGTCCTTAGTTGAGAAAAGACTGGCCGCCTGCGTGCAGATTGTGGGACCGGTACACAGCACCTACCGGTGGCAGGGAAAGATTGAGCAGGCGGAGGAATGGCAGTGCCTGATCAAAAGCCGGCAGGATCTTTTCTCAGCATTGGAACAGGCTATCAAGGTCCTCCATCCTTACGAAGTGCCGGAAATAATCGCCCTGACCATTACGGCCGGCAGCGCAGATTACCTGCAGTGGCTGCGCGATGAAATCCAGGCGACCTGA